A stretch of the Desulforamulus ferrireducens genome encodes the following:
- a CDS encoding potassium channel family protein produces the protein MKKSVLVIGVGRFGRGVIEGLFEKGHDIFAIDLDEEALDSVRDMIVSGAILDVGEDDEELSKIVGEKNFDEAVVAIGQDFEGALIATHILKEAGIVVSVKASSQRRGNVLTKMGADRIVFPERDIGRRLAHVIGNDAVIDLLELPQGFVVEQMEIGKGFTGKTFKDMDIPRRYGVSIMLVYRGNETIQPKASTILEDGDKVVVFGQRDKMAKFEKENFR, from the coding sequence ATGAAAAAGTCGGTCTTGGTAATTGGTGTGGGCCGTTTTGGTCGTGGGGTGATCGAAGGTCTGTTTGAAAAGGGTCACGATATTTTTGCCATTGATTTAGACGAGGAAGCTTTAGATTCTGTGAGAGATATGATTGTTTCCGGGGCTATCCTCGATGTGGGCGAGGATGATGAAGAGTTAAGCAAAATTGTGGGAGAAAAGAATTTTGATGAGGCTGTGGTGGCCATTGGCCAGGACTTTGAAGGAGCGTTAATCGCCACCCACATTTTAAAAGAAGCTGGGATTGTGGTCTCGGTCAAGGCATCCTCCCAAAGAAGGGGTAATGTTCTAACTAAAATGGGGGCGGATAGGATTGTCTTCCCGGAGCGGGATATTGGTCGTCGCCTGGCTCATGTGATTGGCAACGATGCAGTGATAGACCTGTTGGAATTACCCCAAGGTTTTGTGGTGGAGCAGATGGAGATAGGTAAAGGTTTTACGGGGAAAACCTTTAAGGATATGGATATTCCCAGACGTTATGGTGTGTCCATCATGTTGGTCTATCGAGGCAATGAAACCATTCAGCCCAAGGCCTCTACCATCTTGGAGGATGGCGATAAGGTTGTTGTTTTTGGACAACGGGATAAAATGGCTAAGTTTGAGAAAGAAAATTTTAGATAG
- a CDS encoding DUF2508 family protein, which translates to MRGDWQILQCILKGFSWQRLKKLIIKDNSSHKPSTLEEQIEQAKRAWQLAQEQMQWADKDLLEAAILNTTACERRYIALLQQAKIQGCQAWDDSRLQNSLGS; encoded by the coding sequence GTGAGAGGAGATTGGCAAATTTTACAGTGTATCCTAAAGGGATTTTCCTGGCAGAGATTAAAAAAGCTTATTATAAAGGATAATTCTTCGCATAAGCCCTCTACTCTGGAGGAACAAATTGAACAGGCCAAAAGAGCTTGGCAACTGGCACAGGAACAAATGCAGTGGGCCGATAAGGATTTGTTAGAAGCAGCTATCCTCAACACCACTGCTTGTGAAAGACGTTATATTGCCCTGTTGCAACAGGCTAAAATTCAGGGTTGTCAAGCATGGGATGATAGCCGTCTGCAAAACAGCCTGGGCTCCTAG
- the tatA gene encoding twin-arginine translocase TatA/TatE family subunit: MYGALQPTHLVLILIVVLIIFGPGKLKGLGKSLGEGLRDFKNAVNSNDEDKVEKIESKPESKTDSK; this comes from the coding sequence ATGTACGGAGCTTTGCAACCTACTCACTTGGTTTTAATCTTAATTGTAGTCTTAATTATCTTTGGCCCCGGCAAATTAAAGGGATTAGGAAAATCCCTGGGTGAAGGCTTACGGGACTTTAAAAATGCTGTGAATAGTAATGACGAAGATAAAGTAGAAAAAATTGAAAGTAAACCAGAATCTAAAACAGATTCTAAGTAA
- a CDS encoding ANTAR domain-containing response regulator, translating to MFGKRVLLADPDQDYRKRLKDLLTQHGYLVAAETEDSQSTLQAAFQTEPDIIIMEAKLPGSKGLEIARVIEEHHLAPVVLITSQNDRDIIEEAKFSAVLGYLLKPVDETSLIPTLEMAMGIFKRLTRLSKENKSLKKELEERKLIEKAKCLLIEKKGFSEATAHRHLQKLSMDRCCSLAKIAQLVINSLSKG from the coding sequence ATGTTTGGCAAGCGAGTTCTGCTGGCGGACCCAGATCAAGACTACCGCAAAAGATTGAAAGACTTGCTGACACAACATGGTTATTTGGTGGCTGCAGAAACAGAAGATAGTCAGAGCACCCTCCAGGCAGCTTTTCAAACCGAGCCGGATATTATTATTATGGAGGCAAAGCTCCCGGGCAGTAAGGGTTTAGAGATTGCTCGGGTCATTGAAGAACACCATCTGGCCCCGGTTGTGCTCATTACTTCCCAAAATGACAGAGACATTATTGAGGAGGCCAAGTTTTCAGCGGTATTAGGATATTTATTAAAACCGGTGGATGAAACCAGCTTAATTCCTACCCTGGAAATGGCCATGGGTATTTTTAAGCGCCTAACCCGGCTGTCGAAGGAGAATAAAAGCTTAAAGAAAGAACTGGAAGAACGAAAGCTGATTGAAAAAGCCAAATGTCTTTTAATAGAGAAAAAGGGGTTTAGTGAAGCAACAGCCCATCGTCATTTGCAAAAATTAAGTATGGATCGTTGTTGTTCCCTGGCCAAAATTGCACAGCTAGTGATCAACAGCCTGTCTAAAGGGTAA
- a CDS encoding cell wall hydrolase: protein MLFFVRFKRAVVLLCLLGLLLPTTVVYAYQYTVVTGDSLYSISQKTNVSIEQIKSANGLSNDLLHPGQVLNIPDNAAATPTPAAATPAAAPKSTYTVQSGDSLYVIAQKHGIGAEALMLANSLNSTIIYPGQQLIVPLVATRSATPMAAEVSRSAKRPAIPFTDEDLDLLARLVTAEAGSEPMSAQVSVAAVVINRVKSSVFPSTIRDVIYAPNQFSPVRNGWINRPATASAIEAAKEALYGNDPTNGALYFFDKSSSNSFLRSLPVAATFGQMIYAYAK, encoded by the coding sequence ATGTTGTTCTTTGTCCGTTTTAAACGGGCTGTGGTGTTGCTTTGCCTTTTAGGCTTACTACTGCCTACTACAGTGGTTTATGCTTACCAATACACCGTAGTAACTGGGGATTCTCTTTATTCTATTAGTCAAAAAACCAACGTAAGTATTGAGCAAATCAAGTCTGCTAATGGTCTCAGTAACGATTTGCTTCATCCTGGTCAAGTATTAAATATACCTGATAATGCCGCAGCCACACCAACACCTGCAGCAGCTACCCCGGCTGCCGCCCCAAAATCTACCTATACAGTACAGTCTGGGGATAGTCTCTATGTAATTGCCCAAAAACACGGTATTGGTGCAGAAGCTTTAATGTTGGCCAACAGTTTGAACAGCACAATTATTTACCCTGGTCAACAGTTAATTGTACCTCTTGTTGCTACCCGGAGCGCAACTCCCATGGCGGCAGAGGTAAGCCGCAGTGCTAAACGCCCGGCCATCCCTTTTACTGATGAAGACCTTGATTTACTGGCCCGTCTGGTTACCGCCGAAGCCGGCAGTGAGCCTATGTCGGCTCAGGTTAGCGTTGCCGCTGTGGTAATTAACCGAGTGAAAAGCAGTGTCTTCCCTAGCACAATTAGAGATGTTATTTATGCTCCCAATCAGTTTTCTCCTGTACGCAATGGTTGGATTAACCGGCCTGCCACAGCCAGTGCCATCGAGGCCGCTAAAGAAGCCCTCTATGGTAATGACCCAACCAACGGAGCATTATACTTCTTTGATAAGTCTTCAAGTAATTCTTTTCTGCGTTCCTTACCGGTGGCTGCTACCTTTGGTCAAATGATTTATGCCTATGCTAAATAG
- a CDS encoding FMN-binding glutamate synthase family protein: MTLSKGINASTATMTKLRTPESYCAFSGMCTTCLDGCPGFCEIGKSAVRGKEVLYPQPFGKTTSASQKDYPVDYSHFNIMGTAVGAQGIEADSDKAIFPAVNLETYLGANKDLKLNLPIVVAAMGSTNVAADNWDHLAAGCAIAGVGIAIGENVCAMDPNVEIKNGRVVHSPNLARRVKDFQEWSQGAGFIAVQANVEDSKLGVQEYAIEKLGVEAVEIKWGQGAKDIGGEVKLYSLERALQLKGRGYIVLPDPEDEKVQAAYQAGAFKEFERHSRIGMVSEESFMQRVAELRAAGAKYVFLKTGAYRPADLARAVKFASMAKIDLLTVDGAGGGTGMSPWRMMNEWGVPTVYLQSLLTQYCDRLAAKGEYVPPIAMAGGFTLEDHMYKGLAMGAPYVKAIGMARSALTAAMVGKNIGEMVKAGKVPNEYKKYGETLEQIFINTAVLQSKLGERFATLPVGAIGVYTYFERLAQGLRQFMCGARKFSLEYITRDDLVALTPEAAEISGIRYVMEADAEEVEKILA; the protein is encoded by the coding sequence ATGACTCTAAGTAAAGGCATTAATGCCAGCACGGCAACCATGACTAAACTTCGCACCCCCGAAAGCTATTGCGCATTCAGCGGTATGTGCACCACCTGCCTTGATGGTTGCCCAGGTTTTTGTGAAATTGGTAAATCCGCCGTGCGTGGTAAGGAAGTACTATATCCCCAACCCTTCGGCAAAACCACCTCTGCTTCCCAAAAGGATTATCCCGTTGATTACTCTCACTTTAATATTATGGGTACGGCTGTGGGAGCTCAGGGCATAGAAGCCGATTCCGACAAAGCTATTTTCCCGGCTGTTAATTTGGAAACCTATTTAGGTGCCAACAAAGACCTTAAACTTAATCTTCCCATTGTTGTAGCTGCCATGGGTTCCACCAATGTAGCTGCTGACAACTGGGATCATCTGGCTGCCGGCTGCGCCATTGCCGGTGTCGGTATTGCCATTGGCGAAAATGTTTGCGCCATGGACCCCAATGTGGAAATAAAAAATGGCCGGGTGGTTCATTCCCCCAACCTGGCCAGAAGAGTTAAAGATTTCCAAGAATGGTCCCAGGGTGCAGGTTTTATTGCTGTGCAGGCCAATGTGGAAGATAGCAAACTGGGTGTCCAGGAGTATGCTATAGAAAAGTTGGGCGTAGAAGCGGTAGAGATTAAGTGGGGTCAAGGTGCTAAGGATATCGGTGGCGAAGTAAAACTATATAGTTTGGAACGGGCTTTACAATTAAAAGGCCGTGGCTATATCGTTTTACCCGACCCGGAAGATGAGAAAGTGCAGGCTGCTTACCAAGCAGGTGCCTTTAAAGAGTTTGAACGCCATTCCAGAATTGGCATGGTTTCAGAAGAAAGCTTTATGCAGCGGGTTGCAGAACTGCGTGCAGCCGGTGCTAAATATGTATTCTTAAAGACCGGTGCCTACCGTCCAGCGGACCTGGCCCGTGCGGTGAAGTTTGCCTCTATGGCAAAGATTGATTTACTTACTGTTGATGGTGCCGGCGGTGGTACCGGCATGAGCCCCTGGCGGATGATGAACGAATGGGGTGTGCCCACTGTTTATCTCCAGTCTCTGTTAACCCAGTATTGCGACCGTTTAGCTGCCAAGGGTGAATATGTGCCGCCCATTGCCATGGCCGGCGGTTTTACTCTGGAAGATCATATGTACAAAGGTTTGGCCATGGGCGCTCCCTATGTTAAAGCCATCGGTATGGCCCGTTCTGCCCTCACTGCCGCTATGGTTGGCAAGAACATTGGTGAAATGGTTAAGGCTGGCAAGGTGCCTAACGAATACAAAAAATACGGAGAAACCCTGGAGCAAATCTTTATCAATACCGCTGTGCTTCAGAGCAAATTGGGTGAACGTTTTGCAACTCTGCCTGTGGGTGCCATTGGTGTTTACACCTACTTTGAACGTCTGGCTCAAGGTCTGCGGCAATTTATGTGCGGTGCTCGGAAGTTCTCCCTGGAGTATATTACCCGGGATGATTTAGTGGCCTTAACCCCTGAAGCAGCAGAGATTAGCGGTATCCGCTATGTAATGGAAGCAGATGCCGAAGAGGTGGAAAAAATTCTGGCCTAG
- a CDS encoding endonuclease/exonuclease/phosphatase family protein, protein MPGIKVLSYNIRHAQGMDDRVNLNRIAEVIEQSGAQLIGLQEVDKHLPRSHFCHQAKILGRRLNKFWAYGATLNWGVGQYGVAILSHWPIAYQRLILLPSRGEQRGLLETEIQLGHRRINFFCTHLGLNREERQEQVGDIIRTVQQTSNPAILVGDFNDKRSSGEYQRITSVLQDATLEAQDFRTYPSHEPVEQIDFVFVSAHWRPLGVRTFPTTASDHLPVLVELKLEKTADLDHIKVLPQ, encoded by the coding sequence ATGCCGGGTATTAAAGTTTTAAGCTATAACATTCGTCATGCCCAGGGAATGGATGACCGGGTTAATCTGAACAGGATAGCCGAGGTAATAGAACAGAGCGGTGCCCAGCTGATTGGGCTCCAAGAGGTAGATAAACATCTACCTCGCAGTCATTTTTGCCACCAAGCTAAAATTCTTGGTCGCAGGCTCAACAAGTTTTGGGCTTATGGCGCAACGCTAAATTGGGGTGTTGGGCAATATGGTGTGGCCATACTGAGCCACTGGCCCATTGCCTACCAAAGACTAATCCTTTTACCTAGCAGAGGGGAGCAAAGGGGTTTATTAGAAACGGAAATACAGCTGGGTCACAGAAGGATTAATTTCTTTTGTACCCACCTGGGGTTAAATCGGGAGGAAAGGCAGGAACAAGTGGGAGACATTATCCGCACCGTGCAGCAAACCTCAAACCCGGCCATTTTGGTGGGTGATTTTAATGACAAACGTAGCTCGGGGGAATATCAGCGGATTACTTCTGTATTACAGGATGCTACTTTAGAGGCACAGGATTTTAGAACTTACCCCTCCCATGAGCCGGTGGAACAAATTGATTTTGTTTTTGTTTCTGCCCATTGGCGGCCCCTGGGCGTGAGGACCTTTCCCACAACGGCATCTGATCATTTACCGGTGCTAGTTGAATTGAAACTGGAAAAAACGGCAGACCTGGACCACATTAAAGTACTCCCGCAATAG
- a CDS encoding glutamine synthetase family protein yields MQPLTAQDVIERAKEYHVKFVRLQFTDIQGNFKNVAVTVEELERALANKIGLDSAVLEGKYGPRQTDVFLKPDPRTFQVFPWRPREGAVARLICDMISADGQPYAGCVRSKLKDSVATWEESGLELTVGAEIEFFLFHTDQQGHPIAKTHDNAGLCDLTPVDLGENARRDMVLTLEEMGFQIVSSHHESSPGQHEIVLREEDPLSMADKIATFKFVVRTIAQRHGLHASFMPKPLPGHNGSGMALSLCLYQEAENALWDSESPNGLSKLAGGFTGGLLTHADALTAIINPLVNSYKRLGNSELDRVLRGWSEGNRKSMIRIPSQRGSDTRIILRSPDATCNPYLALDLVMQAGLKGIKENLPLPVSLDDDESCQRIPRNLGEALWALAQDEFIRQSLGQLIFESYLEAKGKEWDEFHDHVHPWELERYLTNY; encoded by the coding sequence ATGCAGCCACTCACAGCACAGGATGTAATTGAAAGAGCAAAGGAATACCATGTCAAATTTGTGCGCTTACAGTTCACAGATATTCAAGGTAATTTTAAGAATGTGGCGGTCACTGTGGAAGAATTAGAAAGGGCGCTGGCCAACAAAATTGGCTTAGATAGTGCAGTGTTGGAAGGGAAATATGGGCCAAGACAAACCGATGTCTTTCTTAAACCGGACCCCCGCACCTTTCAAGTTTTTCCCTGGCGTCCCCGTGAGGGTGCCGTGGCACGACTCATCTGTGATATGATTTCTGCCGATGGTCAGCCCTATGCAGGCTGTGTTCGTAGTAAGCTAAAAGATTCCGTGGCTACCTGGGAAGAAAGTGGTTTGGAACTTACCGTAGGTGCGGAGATAGAATTTTTTCTTTTCCACACCGACCAACAAGGCCACCCCATTGCCAAAACTCACGATAATGCAGGGCTTTGTGATTTAACTCCGGTGGATCTGGGTGAAAATGCCCGTCGGGATATGGTGCTAACCCTGGAAGAAATGGGCTTTCAAATTGTCTCCAGTCACCACGAGAGTTCCCCTGGTCAGCATGAAATAGTGCTGCGGGAAGAAGACCCTTTGAGTATGGCAGATAAGATTGCCACCTTTAAGTTTGTGGTGAGAACCATAGCCCAAAGGCATGGTTTACATGCTTCCTTTATGCCGAAACCTTTGCCGGGGCATAATGGTTCCGGAATGGCTCTTAGTCTATGTCTGTACCAGGAGGCAGAGAATGCTCTGTGGGACAGTGAGTCCCCCAACGGACTTAGTAAATTGGCAGGTGGCTTCACTGGCGGGCTGTTAACACATGCCGATGCCCTAACCGCTATAATCAATCCCCTGGTTAATTCCTACAAGCGTTTGGGCAATTCAGAGCTGGATCGAGTGCTTAGGGGCTGGTCGGAAGGCAACAGAAAATCAATGATTAGGATTCCCTCCCAGCGGGGAAGTGATACCAGAATTATCCTGCGTAGTCCCGATGCTACCTGCAATCCTTACCTGGCCTTAGACCTGGTAATGCAGGCTGGCCTAAAGGGTATTAAGGAAAACTTGCCGTTGCCTGTTTCCTTGGATGATGACGAGAGTTGCCAGCGGATACCCCGCAATTTAGGTGAAGCCTTGTGGGCCCTGGCACAGGATGAGTTCATCCGGCAGAGTTTGGGTCAACTTATCTTTGAATCTTATCTGGAGGCTAAAGGTAAAGAATGGGATGAATTCCATGACCATGTGCACCCTTGGGAGTTGGAAAGATATCTGACCAATTATTAG
- the cobT gene encoding nicotinate-nucleotide--dimethylbenzimidazole phosphoribosyltransferase: protein MSLLKETLAQIKRPNQDMEKQARRRLDNLTKPPGSLGLLEEIAYRLAGIQGQVLPQQAKDKLVIVMAGDHGVTAEGISAFPQEVTPQMVLNFLRGGAGINVLARQAGARVLVADIGVAGKALSYDGLISCRVKSGTDNIAHGPAMSREEAIKAIETGINLVQQQVTDQLALVGTGDMGIGNTTPSSAILAVFSGLEPAQITGRGTGLNNERLQHKIKIITQAIEVNRPNREDGLDVLAKIGGLEIAGLAGVILGCAARQIPVVIDGIISGAAALIAHSLAPLSRDYMFASHLSAEPGHRIMLDLLGLKPVLHLEMRLGEGTGAVLAFHLMEAAVNIINNMATFTEAGVSQG, encoded by the coding sequence ATGAGTTTATTAAAGGAAACCCTGGCCCAAATTAAAAGGCCCAATCAAGACATGGAAAAACAAGCCCGTCGAAGGCTGGATAACCTAACTAAACCCCCGGGCAGTCTGGGCCTGTTAGAAGAAATTGCTTACCGTTTAGCAGGTATTCAAGGTCAGGTACTACCGCAACAAGCCAAGGATAAATTGGTCATTGTCATGGCTGGAGATCACGGCGTAACCGCCGAAGGAATCAGCGCTTTCCCCCAGGAGGTAACACCCCAAATGGTGCTTAACTTTTTACGGGGAGGGGCCGGCATTAATGTACTAGCCCGCCAGGCCGGTGCCAGGGTGTTAGTGGCAGATATCGGTGTGGCAGGCAAGGCTTTGTCATATGACGGCCTTATTTCCTGTCGGGTTAAGTCCGGTACTGACAACATTGCCCATGGCCCGGCCATGAGCAGAGAGGAAGCTATCAAAGCCATCGAAACCGGGATCAATTTGGTGCAACAGCAGGTGACTGATCAACTTGCCCTGGTGGGAACAGGTGATATGGGTATCGGTAATACCACACCCAGTAGTGCCATCTTAGCTGTCTTTAGCGGTCTTGAACCAGCACAAATTACCGGCCGGGGTACAGGCCTTAATAACGAGAGACTGCAGCATAAAATTAAAATAATTACCCAGGCCATTGAGGTTAACCGTCCAAACCGGGAGGATGGTCTGGATGTGCTGGCAAAGATTGGCGGACTGGAGATTGCCGGCTTAGCCGGAGTAATCCTGGGTTGTGCCGCACGTCAAATACCTGTGGTCATTGACGGCATTATCTCCGGTGCCGCTGCTCTAATTGCCCACTCCCTGGCTCCCCTAAGCCGTGATTATATGTTTGCCTCTCACCTTTCTGCCGAACCCGGTCATCGCATCATGTTAGACTTACTGGGTCTTAAGCCGGTATTGCACCTGGAAATGCGCTTAGGTGAAGGCACAGGAGCGGTTCTCGCCTTTCATTTAATGGAGGCTGCGGTAAATATTATTAATAATATGGCCACCTTTACAGAAGCAGGAGTTAGTCAGGGGTAA
- a CDS encoding TrkH family potassium uptake protein, giving the protein MNNKFRPAEILIFSYGAVGLLGTLLLMLPGAATGQTSFLQAWFTAVSALTVTGLTVVPTASHWTMFGQTVLLILMQIGGLGLMVFTTIFFMALGLRIQLAHRALIVQDRNTFSMAGILRLVKSIIILTLIIEGVGALLMAFLTPNLWDKGIGEGLFFVIFQSVSAFNGVGLDVTGQSLIIYRSYPALLCVYMVLIFLGSLGYVVLQEILVLRKWRRMSLHSRLVFWVTGMIIFIGTIFYFFSEYQRLLADLDLPGKIVESLFQAVTRTAGFTTVAVNNWTEPFIFLMIMMMFIGASPGSVGGGIKTTTVGTIILAIWAIARGRKEVVLWEREIAPESVTKAFTVAVIAMLLVSFSTLLIMVIEKLPFMPVLFEVVSALATVGLSMGITGELSPFGQILLTILMFIGRIGVLSLVIFLTKQEQRRLRYLKEDILIG; this is encoded by the coding sequence TTGAACAATAAATTTAGACCAGCAGAAATCTTAATTTTTAGTTATGGGGCGGTTGGCCTATTGGGCACTTTGCTGCTAATGTTGCCAGGGGCTGCCACCGGTCAGACAAGTTTTTTACAGGCATGGTTTACGGCCGTATCCGCTTTAACGGTGACCGGGCTTACTGTAGTCCCCACCGCCAGCCACTGGACAATGTTTGGACAAACAGTCTTACTTATCTTGATGCAAATTGGCGGTTTAGGACTGATGGTTTTCACCACCATCTTTTTTATGGCTCTGGGCTTGAGAATACAGCTGGCCCATCGGGCCCTGATAGTTCAGGATCGTAATACCTTTAGTATGGCGGGTATTTTGCGTCTGGTTAAGAGTATTATTATCCTAACACTGATTATTGAAGGCGTGGGTGCCCTGCTTATGGCTTTTCTTACCCCCAATCTCTGGGATAAGGGGATAGGGGAAGGACTATTCTTTGTTATCTTTCAATCTGTCAGTGCCTTTAACGGAGTGGGATTAGATGTAACAGGACAAAGCCTGATCATCTACCGTTCCTATCCGGCCTTACTTTGTGTTTATATGGTATTAATATTTCTGGGCAGCCTGGGTTATGTGGTGTTACAGGAAATCCTGGTGCTGCGTAAGTGGCGGAGAATGAGTTTGCATAGTCGGTTAGTGTTTTGGGTTACTGGTATGATTATTTTCATTGGGACTATCTTTTACTTTTTCAGCGAGTACCAGCGATTGTTGGCTGACCTGGATTTACCGGGCAAAATAGTAGAGAGTCTCTTTCAGGCGGTAACCAGAACAGCAGGGTTTACCACGGTTGCTGTGAACAACTGGACGGAACCTTTTATTTTTCTCATGATCATGATGATGTTTATTGGTGCCAGTCCCGGATCTGTGGGTGGTGGAATTAAAACCACCACAGTAGGTACCATTATTTTGGCAATTTGGGCCATTGCCAGGGGTAGAAAAGAAGTGGTGCTGTGGGAACGGGAAATTGCTCCGGAAAGTGTGACCAAGGCCTTTACGGTAGCGGTCATTGCCATGCTGTTGGTGAGCTTTAGCACCTTGCTCATTATGGTCATAGAAAAATTACCCTTTATGCCGGTGCTTTTTGAAGTAGTCTCTGCCCTGGCCACTGTTGGTCTCTCCATGGGCATTACCGGAGAGTTATCACCCTTTGGACAAATTTTGCTTACAATTTTAATGTTTATTGGTCGGATAGGAGTACTATCTCTGGTGATTTTCTTAACCAAGCAAGAACAACGTCGTTTGCGCTACTTAAAGGAAGACATATTAATTGGTTAA
- the glnA gene encoding type I glutamate--ammonia ligase, with protein sequence MAKLTNDDVRQLCKELNVKFIRLQFTDIFGVLKNVAITVEQLDKALEGEMMFDGSSIEGFVRIEESDMYLRPDPNTFVVFPWKPREGAVARLICDIYNPDGTPFIGDPRYALRRAIAEAAEMGYTMNVGPEAEFFLFHVDSDGRPTTKTHDRASYFDMTPIDLGEDARRDMVLTLEQMGFEIEASHHEVAPGQHEIDFKYSDALDVADKIVTFKLAVRTVAQRHGLHATFMPKPVFGMAGSGMHLNQSLITTDGQNAFYDPNAPIGMSKVSMNYIAGLMHHINAITAIINPTVNSYKRLVSGYEAPVYVAWSSQNRSPLIRIPAKRGMSTRIELRSPDPSCNPYLALAVCLKAGLDGIKKNMLPPPPCDRNIYEMTYQERQELGISSLPENLAEALKALASDEVIKEALGPHIFNRYLEAKLIEWDRYRMQVTPWELEEYLTKF encoded by the coding sequence GTGGCTAAGCTGACTAACGACGATGTTAGGCAATTATGTAAGGAGTTAAATGTTAAGTTTATCCGGCTGCAGTTTACCGACATTTTCGGGGTCTTAAAAAACGTTGCTATTACAGTGGAACAGTTGGATAAAGCCCTGGAAGGGGAAATGATGTTCGACGGTTCTTCCATTGAAGGCTTTGTTAGAATTGAAGAATCCGATATGTATCTACGTCCGGATCCCAACACCTTTGTGGTTTTTCCCTGGAAACCCCGGGAAGGTGCTGTGGCCCGTCTGATTTGTGACATTTATAATCCTGATGGCACACCCTTTATTGGCGATCCCCGCTATGCACTGCGTCGTGCCATAGCCGAAGCGGCAGAAATGGGTTATACCATGAATGTAGGTCCTGAGGCTGAATTTTTCCTGTTTCATGTGGACAGCGATGGCCGTCCGACCACCAAAACCCATGATCGGGCCAGCTACTTTGATATGACACCCATTGACCTGGGTGAAGATGCCCGGCGGGACATGGTCTTAACCTTGGAGCAAATGGGTTTTGAAATAGAAGCATCCCACCACGAAGTGGCACCGGGACAGCACGAAATTGATTTTAAATATTCCGATGCCTTGGATGTAGCTGATAAAATAGTCACTTTTAAATTGGCTGTGAGGACTGTTGCCCAACGCCATGGCCTCCATGCTACCTTTATGCCCAAACCTGTTTTTGGCATGGCCGGTTCAGGTATGCATTTAAACCAATCCTTAATTACCACCGATGGTCAAAATGCCTTCTATGATCCCAATGCTCCCATAGGCATGAGTAAGGTTAGCATGAATTATATTGCGGGCTTAATGCATCATATCAATGCCATTACAGCCATCATTAATCCCACGGTTAACTCTTACAAACGCTTGGTTTCCGGCTATGAAGCTCCGGTATATGTGGCCTGGTCTTCCCAAAACCGTAGTCCTTTGATACGTATTCCGGCCAAACGGGGTATGTCCACGCGCATAGAATTACGTAGTCCGGATCCCTCTTGTAATCCCTATTTAGCCTTGGCAGTATGCTTGAAGGCGGGGCTTGATGGTATTAAGAAGAACATGCTACCGCCACCACCCTGTGATAGAAATATCTATGAAATGACCTATCAAGAACGCCAGGAACTGGGAATTTCCAGTTTACCGGAAAACCTTGCGGAAGCTCTTAAAGCTCTGGCAAGCGATGAAGTAATTAAGGAAGCCCTGGGTCCCCATATTTTTAACCGCTACCTTGAAGCAAAGCTAATTGAATGGGATCGTTACCGTATGCAGGTAACTCCCTGGGAGTTAGAGGAATACCTAACTAAGTTTTAA